TGCTCGACATCGGAGGAGTGGCGGTCTACCGCATTAAATATACGCCAGACATTCGTGCCGCGGGTTTTGCCTCCGCGGTTCCCGGTGCCGTCAGAGCAAACGACTATGTTCTTGGGCAAGTGTGTTCCCCTCCCGGATGTGGCGCGGCGGGCCGGCATGTGACCACGACGACGCGATCAACGCGAGTACCGAGAGACGTCATGCTCTCTTTCACCTAGCGTCTTCGGCCAAGTTAACAGAAGGCGCGCTTATCAGACCCAGCGTCAGCGCACATCTTCTCCACCTATCTTGAGGAAATTCGTTTCGCGTTCTTCCCCTTCCTCGTAGAGCACTTCGGCGACATCGTCGCCGTCGGCGCTACGCCAGATCCAACGACCGTGCTGGACGCCGTTCACGTAGGGGCCTTCCATGGTGTTCCCATCCACGAAGCGGAAGACCCAGTTCCCGTTCCGCTCGTCGTTGACATAGGGGCCTTCAGAGACGGATCCGTCCTCGTCGCGCATGACCCAGTGGCCGTTGAACTTGCCGTCCACCAGGCGCCCTCCGGTATTCGTCTGGACACCCCCATCGTGAGCCCAAGTCAGCGTCCCCGTTCCCTGTGCCGTACCACCGGCGCAAGCTCCCGTCCAAGTCACTGTCTCGCCCGGTTGAGGATACGGATTCCAGACGTAACACCGGGGTCTCTGCGAGATCTCCATCCAGCAGGCCGCGCCGGTTGCCTGGCCAGCGCATGTCTCATCAGCACGAACCCGAGACGCGGGATCAGCCCCAGGCGCGGCAGCACCCAACGCCGACAGACGGTTCTGCGCCAGCTCACTGAACACCCCGCTCGGCAACCGGCGCAGGTACGCCTCAAAGTCCGCCGGGTTCGTGCTGTTCTGGACCGACTGCCAGAAAACGACTTCCACGCCGCCGGTATCCGCCGCCGCGGCACCGGCCGACGCGGGAGGCTGGGGCGCGCCCCGGGGGATGTCCCGGACGGTGTTGAAGTTGAGCTGAGGTGAAGCGGGTGGCGACTCCTTCCCCTGTCCTGTGGTAGGACAGGGGTGAATCACAAGGAGGATCGACCACCCATGGCCAAGCATGACAGGCGGACATCGCGCCGCCAACCCTCAACCTCGCGTTCGGTCTCGATCCAGGTGCCGCTGCCGGTGCTCGCCGTGCTCGGTGACGTCCGGCAGGCGTTCCACGGCCTGTGCATCTCGACCGGGATGCAGGTGCTCCAGGCAATGCAGGAGGCGGACCGGGACGCGTTGTGCGGCCCGAAGGGACGTCACCAGCCCGAGCGGACCGCGTGGCGCGGCGGGAGCGTGGAGAGCCACGTGACGCTGGGCGGCCGTCAGGTCGGGCTGCCGCGGCTTCGCGTGCGCAACGCCGACGGCGAGGTGCCGCTGGCCAGTTTTCAGTGGGCGGCGGCAACCGACGCGCTGGAGGCGCACACGCTCGAAGCGATCGCCGCGGGGGTGTCGACGCGGCGGTATGCGCGCACGCTGGACCCGGTGCCGGCCGAGGTGTCGGAGCGGGCGACGTCGCGCAGCGCCGTGTCGCGGCGGTTCGTGGCATTGTCGACCCAACAGCTGCGGGCGTTCGTCAGCCGGCCGCTGGGCGAGCTGGACCTGCGTGTGGTCTGCATCGACGGCAAGGTCTTCAAGGAACACTGTATCGTGATCGCGTTGGGGATCGACACTGCGGGGCGCAAACACGTCCTCGGCTTGCGTGAAGGTGCGACCGAGACGGCGGCGGTCTCGACGGCGCTGCTCAACGACCTGGTGACGCGCGGATTGCCGACCGAGAGGGCGATGCTGTTCCTGGTCGACGGGTCCGCGGCGCTGCGTCGCGCCATCAGCGACGTCTACGGCTCGCTCGGCGTCGTACATCGCTGTCAGGTCCACAAGTATCGGAACGTGCTGGGCCATCTGCCGGAGCGGCTGCACGCCAGCGTCGGCCGGGCGCTGCGTACGGCGTGGGACCTGCATTCGGAAGCGACCGCGAAACGGGCTCTGGAGCGCCTGGCCCGCTCGCTGGAGGACGAGCATCCCGGCGCCGCGGCATCCATCCGCGAGGGGCTGGACGAGACGCTGACGGTGCTGCGTTTGGGCCTGACGGGGCCGCTGCAGCGGACGCTGCGCACGACGAACATCATCGAGAACCTCAACGGCGGGGTGGAGCGCTACACGCGCAACGTGAAGCGCTGGCGCGGCGGACAGATGATCCAGCGCTGGGTGGCGAGTGCGCTACTGGAAGCGGAGCAGCGTTTCCGGCGGGTTCGAGGCTACCGTGACATGCG
The DNA window shown above is from Acidobacteriota bacterium and carries:
- a CDS encoding IS256 family transposase → MAKHDRRTSRRQPSTSRSVSIQVPLPVLAVLGDVRQAFHGLCISTGMQVLQAMQEADRDALCGPKGRHQPERTAWRGGSVESHVTLGGRQVGLPRLRVRNADGEVPLASFQWAAATDALEAHTLEAIAAGVSTRRYARTLDPVPAEVSERATSRSAVSRRFVALSTQQLRAFVSRPLGELDLRVVCIDGKVFKEHCIVIALGIDTAGRKHVLGLREGATETAAVSTALLNDLVTRGLPTERAMLFLVDGSAALRRAISDVYGSLGVVHRCQVHKYRNVLGHLPERLHASVGRALRTAWDLHSEATAKRALERLARSLEDEHPGAAASIREGLDETLTVLRLGLTGPLQRTLRTTNIIENLNGGVERYTRNVKRWRGGQMIQRWVASALLEAEQRFRRVRGYRDMRHLVAALDALAPPEVDVEQVA
- a CDS encoding DUF2235 domain-containing protein: MPKNIVVCSDGTGNRGGKTRGTNVWRIFNAVDRHSSDVEQVTYYDDGVGTDR